In Haematobia irritans isolate KBUSLIRL chromosome 1, ASM5000362v1, whole genome shotgun sequence, a genomic segment contains:
- the LOC142242954 gene encoding larval cuticle protein A2B-like, with protein MAFKFIAILSLIAVVQAGVLPLAQDHHHHQIYEHAQPHVYHTSAAVPTTVVKAFPPAQYNFAYEVNDHETGDNHSHSEQRDGDLVHGEYSLIDADGFRRVVQYTVDPHSGFNAVVNRIPLEHVKTVVKQVAYAAPTPTLVKHYPVPQAYLQHH; from the exons ATGGCATTTAAA TTCATCGCTATCCTATCCCTTATCGCCGTTGTCCAAGCTGGTGTATTACCTTTGGCCCaagatcatcatcatcatcaaatcTATGAACATGCTCAACCCCATGTTTATCATACTTCGGCTGCTGTTCCCACAACCGTGGTCAAGGCTTTCCCACCAGCCCAATATAATTTTGCTTACGAAGTCAATGACCATGAGACTGGAGACAATCATAGTCATTCGGAACAACGTGATGgggatttggttcatggtgaatATTCTTTGATTGATGCTGATGGTTTCAGACGTGTTGTCCAATACACTGTAGATCCTCATAGTGGATTCAATGCTGTTGTCAACCGTATTCCTTTGGAACATGTCAAAACTGTGGTGAAGCAAGTAGCTTATGCTGCTCCTACACCCACTTTGGTTAAACATTATCCAGTTCCTCAAGCCTACCTTCAACATCATTAA